The Schistocerca nitens isolate TAMUIC-IGC-003100 chromosome 6, iqSchNite1.1, whole genome shotgun sequence DNA segment ctaacaggtaATCAACAGTGAGTGAAATAACGTCATAAATCAATGAGGTACTTACGATGAAAatgcgccgaaatttggcgttaaagtgctatggcagcagaacaagcgacgcgagtgcctttgctaacggcacgacactgcatgcagcgcctgtcctggactCATGACGatagcggttggaccctagaggactgaaAAACCGTCAGATGAGTCTTgacttcagtttgtaagagctgatgtacGGTTCAAGCTTGGCACAGACctgacgaagccatggaccctggatgtcaacaAGGTGCTGTGGAACCTGATGGTgaagccgtgcggagtggccgcccgGGTTGAAGCGCCAAGTCATGATtagcgtggcccctcccgccggagggtgtgtgtgttgtcctaagcgtaggttagtttaattatgtagtgtgtacgtctagggaccgacgacctcccttaggaattcacacacatttgcacatttgaacctgatggtgactccataatggtgtcagtataatattcttctcgggtgtgcagccggatcataacgtcatcttgacacaatatttcagtggtccaactggccgccatcttcaggtgaaagtGCTGGTACACTCTCTGGCGatatcgtgtaccagcactctcacctgaagatggcggccagttggaccgctgaaatattgtgtcaagatgacgttatgatccggctgcacacccgtgaagaatattatcaattattacgccgggaaagccttcggagTCACATGGTGTCAGCagtatttacatggaatgaatcGGGTCCCTCTGCTTCAAATGGACCTGTCATTGGCAGGAAGTGAtaatgttcggcttcttggagagcCACtggtggacttaatgttcccaaatgtGTCACCGAGCAAAAATTGTctccagttggtttgaagaacattctgagcaATTCGAGGTAATGATTTGGACACACGCATCACCCAATATGAATCCCTGCGCCTGGCAGGAGGAGGTCTGAAACaatattagtaggtatcccatgacatttgtcagctCAGTATACCACATGGTGCGCCATCAACGCCACAAGGCGTCTTTCGAACTAGTGGTGGGCTACTATCGTGATGTCTTGGCCCATCACTGAAGTCTGTCTGTGTAAACTGTATTCCAGCGACATACTAGTCTGCGTCGCAGCAACAACGTACGGAACGCCAGAGACCTGCGATGTCGCAGTCATAGGTGTAGTAAAGGTAACTCGCGTGCCACGTAACAGAGAGCGCAGTGTGAACTGTGCCGCCACTGTCACGCGTCGTCGTCCCAGCTCCAATGCCCAGCTCGCTTGCGGGCACGAACTCGACGCACTGGGCAGCGGTGAGAGTCCAAGTCTCGCTGATGATGGAAGCTCCGCAGTGATGGGAGTCACTGCGCAGCAGCGACGCCTGGTAAGGGTAGTCAGAGATGCTGGCGTTGCTGCCGCCGATGACCCGACCGTGGCCCGCGGACAGGGGCCACGCCCTGGTGGGCGAAGCCGGACCCGCAGCTAACACCCACACTGCTGCAATGAACACACGGGGCATGGTGGACGATGAGTGATCTAAGTACATTCCTGTATTTAATTTCCTATATTTAATGGCGGGATGGATTCGTTAACGTTGATAAAATGTTCATCCCGAACTATGAATTCTACATTCAGAGCAGCCACGTGCCTTCCTGAGATAAATCGAAGTGGGCTTTGGACAATAATACGTTAAGATCTTATCTTACTCGAACATAAAAACACCTCAGGGGAAGAACTCGGATATTTCGGAGAAtgcaaaactgttttcttcttcaaaTGACACCGGGCTGCTTATCAGCAATACGGCTTTGATGACAGACTATAATTACAAGAGATACCGTGAGAAAGAGTATCTTCTAACTCGTTTTACTAACAGATCAAGTCTGCGAAATCGTCTCAGTTACAATTTTTCACTGTTAAGTGTTCCCGTGTCACTCGACCAATTACGTCGACCATCTGTTGAGGTCTCCCTCGTCTGTCTCTCACATACACCTCGTGCGCACGCacccgcgcttgtgtgtgtgtgtgtgtgtgtgtttgcgtgtgtgtgtgtttgtatgtgtgtgtgcgggtatgtgtgtatttctctgtgtgcgtatgtgtgggtatttccagaatgagattttcactctgcagcggagtgtgcgctgatatgaaacttcctggcagatgaaaactgtgtgccggaccgagactcgaactcgggaactattgtctttcgcgggcaagtgctctaccaactgagccaccaagcacaacgcacgccccgtcctcacagctttagacgagacgagacgagatactggcagaagtaaggcagctttagacgagacgagacgagatactggcagaagtagagctgtgaagacggggcgcgagtcgtgcttggttagctcagttggtagagcacttgcccgcgaaaggcaaaggtcccgagttcaagtttcggtccggcacacagttttaatctgccaggaagtgtgtgtatttgtgtgtgtgtgtttatggattTAGGGGGCTTAACAAGGAGGTTCTTACTGCCATTGGTAAAATAAACCAAGTTACTATGGTTAAAAGTAGTAAATCTAAAATTGGTAAACATATAATGTCAATTACAATTATAGTATCTCGCTTTCATTTTCACTAACATTCATCGACCCAGTGAAACCCTAAAGTATTACTTATAAAGGAGCTTTGTTTTGCTTGTAATATTCAGTAGGAACATTTTTCTCGAGCGTATGTGtgctttattttctttgaataccTGAAAGCTATTTTAAATCTTTGTAAGTCAAAAATCATTAAATCTAAAAGTAATGGTGTACCATATTTCAGAAAATTAACGATATAACGTCAGCCTGTCACTTGTCTTTTGGTAAGAGCGTAGCTCATAAAGCTGACTCGCCGTGTATGATGCACAAGCGTACAGTGAAGAAAGCTAACGTTACCCTCTGTGATGATACCAAATTTTGACCGCGCGTGTATCTCATGGACAAAGGTATCGGacaataattttgaatatggtgacattaacagaaaaactaaacggaCTTTAACCTTGAGATTTAATAAAAGTGGTAAAAatcatatgtgaatggaaaaatGAAAGATCGTCAGCACAACTAGGCACATTTATttagaaatatatgtttaagaaaattgaacattAGTTATTAAAGCTATTTTCGttgatatttccctttgaatagcgcacaggatacaaactgacaaagGGTCTCTGAGCTGTGTGCAGCAGCAGTTATCAATAATGCACACACCAGAAATCATGGAGATGAAATTTGCACTTAGCTCATACTAATAACAGCTACCGTCAAGATCATTACTGAAAGTAAGACAGAAATATTACTGCATGAAGtgtagaactaaatttggacatgaggggcttctatcttgactgacatgaagaaacaaaaataaagataaataatatcattaatacactgtttatactcctctacatatatcagttttccttaCCAGCAGTAATAGTCCATGATATGGTTCCGGACCAGGATTTATAGCATTTGGTTTATTTTTAAAACCTCACACAcagattaactggtccatgctcataTATATAGCTGGATGTATGAAGTTAGTAAATCAGTGGTGAAGTTTTGGTGGCAAGCGACACGGCGAATAACTGTACTCACAGTTCTTATGTTCGAttgctctataaaatttcttcttggcgtcGGCTTTTCAACATATTACAGCCATTCCTTTTTGatgagaataccaaataatagcctgatccacatccgaggcaaaactgCTTTGCAATgaagcttccaattgcctctcttagcaccgtcgaagtgcaACGTGCTACGGCTAGTCAcatactgcgtaccgttcacaccaaggagccgcccagttgcACGGCCGAAACCACCTTATACATTGCCCCATGCCACCTCCGTTTGCGGAGGGATTTGCCTATGTCTTTTATgatttacaaatacaagtgccttaAGCGTGCATCAGCTTTCAACTGACATTGCCTTTTTTATAAACatacacatattttaaaaatttattactttttcttttctcataaatacaatacaaaactcTAAATGTCCTGTTAAAAATCAATGACTTTACCTAAAaaagaatacacactccataattgcagatacacagttgcataacataaacctacttctaatcagtATAAGTGTTACAAGCTCTGCAaatttttcatgtgtcttcttcCTCCGTCTGCCTCAGTGAGCACATGCATATTATAAGTGTACAGATGTTTACTGGTCTTGTTCTTCGAATGAAATATGAAACTTCCGTTATTAATCCTGTCATAAGTTCTCCTATTGTGGATATAGTTCTCCCAGCCTGGATGTTTATATGTTTGTGAACTAATTAACACAGTTTCAAATTCTTTTGGTCGCAATAGCGAAGTCGGCAGAGCGTGATGAGGTGACGTAATGGTGGAAGGCGCGTTGCGTTCTGTAATTACTTTGTCATTACTCACAGGAAGTTGAGGCCCTGAGATTACATTTCAATTATTTTAACATGTGTTGCGCTTATTATGTGCAAGAAATTGCAGCGAATTATACTGCCATTCGTCTCTGATCAATGATGCTGTCGAGCTTCAGTCCTGTCAGATACAGGTCCTCTCAGTAATATGGACTGATGGTGGTTGATGAAACTAGCTCAGATATTTGTTAGTAACGTCTGAATAATTGCGTGGTCACACCACGCACAATAGCAATGCATTATTGAGGCCACAGTCGCACCATCTGAATGATGTGTGGTACCCTCTCGCAGTGGTCGTATTGTTTTGCTGAAGACTTTCAAAACTGTCAGTTTCCATTAAATTAAACTGATCGCCTCACTCAACCCAAACATGAAGAGTGAAATGTCTGCAATACTGTCTGTGTTAAAATGTGTATCGAAATCGTAGCTGAAATCAGGATAGTTTGGCTAGctgattaattttaaaaaaattacgtagGGGACAGACCAGCTGGCAAACAACCTCTGCCTGCTTTTATGAGTATAAAATAGATACAGTCTGAATGTGACGTACTGTTATCATTAGGCCACAAGTGCCATTCATTGGACGGTCCTCTCGccagagcaggaagccatgcgtcatcgGACTGTGCCCTATCCGAAGGCTAGTGAAGAAGCGTTCGTATCACTTCAGTAGTTCAGTATTTGGTTTTACTAACCACATCTTACTGTGcatcacttccagccactcttcttCTCATCGACACTTGATTCTGTACCTCAAAAGCGACGAATAGGTCGTAGGAGGAAAACGCATTCAACTATCTGTTTCAGAAGATTTACCGCATGCCCTATTCTATTACCGTGAATTCTATTGTAGTGGCGTAACTGGCAGAATGATATCTATTTCCGTACCTTTAATTGGAGGAGAAGGGAATCCTGGTGGTTCTGGACGCATCTGCCTGAGTAGTACATTTGTTGACTAGATTTAAGAAAACTGAAGGAGTCAGGGGAGTGTGAGGAATCTCTCGGCACAGATAGGTACCATATAATCCAGTTCCATCAAGATTACATGCAACTCTGCACCATGTGGTGGATTCGTTAGGTAAACGAATCTTGAGGACACTCTGGAAAATCGCTGAGAAGTGTAGGGAGTTCCCTTTTTTACACCCGTCAACAAATACAGCTACATACGAGTGATGTTAGTTGGAAGTTTCAGTAATACTCGAGTAAGAATATGTGTATGAGTGCATGCGGAGAACTTTATAGAGCTTTAGTCGTGACTTGTAAGAAAAAATATTATCATAATTTATAGTCTAAAGGAAGCTGCAGCAATGCATAATATGTTTCGCAAGTATCTTGCCACCATGCACTCCGTCCCATAAACAATCACCTTGTATCCTACAGTGCAGGTAAATCGGTAAAATTGCTAGAGCCTGAAAATATTGTGCTTTTAAATTACCTGTTGTTAAATAAAATGACTTCGTACGGCTAACAGAAACGAACAACACAGTTTCTGGTGCAATAATATCACACAGACGGAAAaaagttgcaacaccaaaaaataattaatttacattcGGGAATACATTTGGCTAGGTAACATTTTTAAAGCATTAACATTGCTAGAACACAGGTTGATGTAAGACAGAGAAAAACTGTTGCAAATGTCCAATATTGGTATATTAAAAACATGCGCAATCCTCTGCATGTtaaatggaagcatgcaaacgtgcatgcgttgagttgtacaggtgccggaagaTCAATTTGTGAGATGGAattccttgcctgttgcactttgtgGGACATTTCAGAGACGGTTGATGTTGTTTGTCGATGACGCTGGGGTTGTCGCGCAATGATGTCCATATGTGGTcgcctggagacagatctgatgatcctgCACGCCTAGGCAATGCATCGACACTCTTAACAGCTCGTTgtttacaatagcggtatgtaagCGAGCGTTATCCTGAAGAAAAACATCCTGTGGAATGCTGGTggtgaatggcagcaaaacaggtcgaatcatcagaccgaCATTCACTTCTGTTGTCAGGCTGCTCCTGCTGTGATAAGaagtcgtaccccccccccccccccccccggccattaGTCCAAGTCCGTGTCCAGTGCGtctggcacgcagacaggttggttgcaggctctctaATTACATCCTCGTAACCAACACACGGGCAGCACTGGCACCgaagcaaaaccagctttcatcagagaacacagCAGACGTCCATCCTGTCCTTCAATAAAGCCCTCGCTTCACACCGCTGAAGTGGAAAATGGCGGCGGTTTTGTATCAGTGGAATCACGCTGCAGGGTGTCTGGACCGAAACCGTGTTTCAAGTAATCGATGTGTAACAGTTCGTTTGTGACTGTGGTGACAATTGCTGCTCAGTTTGTTACTGAGAAGGCGATACCATACTCCTGAGCAATGCGCCGAACACGTTGGTCTTCCGTCTCGACAATGCCACTTGGTTGTCCGGAGCGCGGACttttttgcgaccgtacattctcatgaccaccgctgccagcaatcatatacattGGTTACATTCTTGTCAAGTTTTTTGGCAATAACGGAGAatcaacattcagcttctcgtagccttattagacatcttcgttcaaactcagtgaggtgttgatactgGCACCTTTGTCGCTTTCAAAGCTTTCTTGACTAATATAAACTCACCATGTCCGGTCTCCAAGTTAACTAATGCTCACCACGGTTACAACTTGTATTTAATAGAAACCTGATTTACTTCCTCACAGTGACGCTCctagcgctactcttatgcgaTTTTCGTGAAACTGGAACGGACATcgtcttcagatgtagaaacactcctacctaCTTTCACAACTGTCACACATCTCCTTATTGGTGTTGCGACTCTTCCCCCGCCAGTGTGTAATTCAGCTACCtccagaagaaacagaacaccttgaacgactacagatagaacgtttatattcacaggacatgtacattagtatgttctgcggaAATGATTAGCATATGAAGCATGCTGGTCCGCAGATTCAACGTTAACATCGATATCGCAGCGCAACAGCAACTCCTGGTAAAATGTACCTGCGGCTCTCTTTGTTGCTGAAAACCGAGGGTAACGGATTAGTGTGACTTGGGCAGACGTGCAGGACGCTTTGCAGACGTGTGCGCGAACCgtatcgtcaaatcagtgagttagaAAGATGGTGCGTTATTGGCATGAGaggatgtgatgcatccatccggaaaGTTGCTGATCGTGTGAGACGAAGTGTTCAGCAGTGCTGGGAGTGTGTGCAGAATAGTTCGCGGGAGGCCAGGCCACCCCCGAGAAGATCGAACCTCATCACAATGACAttccaggacagatctgcgtcctcctcggctgtaCTGCAGCAGTGGAAGAATGTAACATATCGTACATTCTCGTGCGCTTcgccacttctccgcctacctttgacgaatgtgcagaaacattctAGACGCCAATGGTATATGGAATGACTTAACTGGGAACAGGAGTGACATCAGATAGTGTTATCGGACGATTCATGTTCCGTTTGCTTGAAAATAAGGGTCACAGTTAGGTTCGCCGTAGACACAATTAGTGGCACAGTTACTGCACTCGCACAAGACGCCTACTGTGGTGTGCTATtggtacagccacaaatcacagttagTGCGTTCCTAGGGCACTAGGAGCAGTGTGACTTGCGTTAATGCCATCCTGAGATCTGTAGCCATATCTTTTCTGCAGAAGACCCCCAGACGCCattttcatcaagacaatgcacgaaAAAATGTTGCTGCACGAGCATGTTCCTTCTTGGTGTCAcatgatgtcagccttttgccctggcctgccagatcaccagacttgtcgtcaaCCGGAAATgtttgggatatggtgaaacgatggatGTAGCAGTGTgtcccagtgccaaccaccacggatgaaatttggaaccaggtgaattcgGCATGGATGGTTGCATAACAGGACGTGTCAATGTCAACACTCATGGAAGAAATTATCAAGTCCCATGACGGAcgttgtgcctactaggcaacaagaCACATCCTGAACCGAGGTGAATGAAATGCTAGTCATTTCTGCGGAACATTCTAATGTCCTGTGggtatgaatgtcctatctccagttgttcattctgtttttttctgaacatcagtATATATATCGAACAGCCACAAATTATAGCGGGGGTTTGGGGTGAGTAGAATGCACGCTGTATGGCGTCTGGCCTCggtgttgtccttgaagtaacccatctgtaacagttcgttgtgtcactgtagctccaactggtgcagaagatgcagtacgatgcgccagaaccatacac contains these protein-coding regions:
- the LOC126263454 gene encoding trypsin alpha-like; protein product: MPRVFIAAVWVLAAGPASPTRAWPLSAGHGRVIGGSNASISDYPYQASLLRSDSHHCGASIISETWTLTAAQCVEFVPASELGIGAGTTTRDSGGTVHTALSVTWHASYLYYTYDCDIAVAFTAGGADSTSRRPQSSGTPPPPDAATNFSSIVPSPGFQGCSASSVHSARRRAAYVISSRRRPPVHGNPY